In the genome of Chiroxiphia lanceolata isolate bChiLan1 chromosome 5, bChiLan1.pri, whole genome shotgun sequence, the window AAAGTTCCACTTATTTGGAATATCACAACAGTTCCCTTTGGCAACATCAGTCACTGTGTTCATATATAAAAACCCTGCAGTGGTCAAGTTCACGGTCCTGTGTCTTTTCTTCAAAGGGAAGACCTTCGAGGCCTCACATCTCTGGAAGATGTTTTAGTTACTGATATTGAAAATGTTACTGATAGCTCCACTCCCTGGTGCAACGACCTCACTACATTAAACATTAAATACTCCTCTACAAGAGACAGATTGTTCCCAAGAGTTGCTCCAAGGCAAGAAATAAACTCCTCCAAAACCTAAAACACATCAAGAACTCCACCTGTGAGTTTAAGGAATGCTACTTGGACCTTATCTTTCAAaataacatattaaaatataaacagaacTCACTGCACTAAAAGCCTGTATGAATACACAGATCTCTGCCCCAAGGGGtgagagagacaaaaatgaGGAGATGAGAATAAAGGAGTACAAGGAACAACTGGGAGAGTCTAGAAAACCCTGTAACTGGAAGAAGCTGAGACTTACCTGTGAACCTAGACAGAATGGAACAGACACTTTTGAGTCCCAGCAATTAGGACTTGACTGTTCATTATCAAATAAGCAAATGTGGCAGCACTGTGGGAGAAAATGCAGCTTTCTGCAACAGTCTTCCATTCAAGTGTATACAAACGAGACAAATTTGTCCTCCAACCTTTTGAATTTCTATGCACCATTACCATTGCAACAGCACATGACACAAGCTTAGCAGTGAGTAGAATAGAGACATCTGTCCTTACTTTTCATTGATATTCACTCCAACTTTGTCCAACCCAATTTTTCTTGTGCATGGATCTCTTCCAATTGCTAACAACACCTGCAAAATAGCAATGCAtgttactgattttttaaaacctcaaaagtgcattttcctttggctattattttcattatatacTGAAGATTAGTATCTAAGGCTTGGTCACAGTAAGGTGAATACGTTTGTTACCCATTGTACATCCACAGAGTTCAAGATGAgccacaccaccaccaccacgaCACAAAAATACCAAGTTTTAATGCTAAGATTAAAAACAGCCAAATAACTTTCCCTAGAAAAGTACCCCAAAAGTATTCTAAACAAATCAGTTAGGGACAGATACTCTATTTCCTTGCAGTTTTATACCAAAGTACACCGTATCCCAACCAGAGCAGGTTACCTCAAAATGTTCCCTAAGGAAAGGGCTCTTTAGGAAAACAACTCAGATACTTAcacaaatcaaataaaaatatcataaaataatatttgttttgatcagaaaatattatttacttaTATAGGCTCTCAGCCAAGTCACTGTGAAAGGATATTATTTGTTGAATATTATTTGTTAAAACATTTGTTCAGAATGATGGACAGACCAGGCCAAATTCTTACCCACCCTATCAACTCTGCTACCTTAACAAGCAAATCAAGTTCCAGCTTATGCTATCATGAAGAAAATTGCTATATGCTTTGCAGTCTGGGACAACTGCCCAGCTAACTACATAATGCTTCCCATATAACAGCTAAGAACTGTGCTGAAGAAATCAGTGATCTGCCTCAAGTCTTACAGATGACCAAGCTATGCCAGATCTTCAGAGCTGAAGGTCTTAAAATGCATCACACACAGCTCACAGCTTTTATGAGGGGTGACAGCACTTCAGTGAAAGATGTAGCAGTAAGAAATCAGAAGTTTCCTTAATGAAGGGATGGTATTGATTGGCTTGCTAAAAAGCttttactagaaaaaaacccGAGTATTACAACACTGTGCAACAGCACTGCTGTTATTGTTAAACCTTTTCATAATACTGGCTCTCAGAGGCACTGAGGCATGTCCTTGTTACAGGATGACTGATGCACTATACAGGTACATCAGGTCACTGGTACACAGCATTTGCAGTCTAAAGTCCCAGGTTGGCAAGTGCCTGTCTTTTTGCATCCTATGTAGTTCCAACTACTCTAttcccaactttttttttcagcatcaaGGCCTATGAAAATTACTGGAGTGAGCTGTGATGGAAACAGTCAATCAAACATACAATGGCATACCTGCACACTgcaattttactgttttaagtGGGTAATGAAGCTTCCTGACTGACTTGCCACAAGTTGGCATTAGTTGCTTTTATGAAGATGCGTCAACAACAGGTCTTGAAATTATGTTTGTTTAACTCTTGCACAGATCATTGTTTTGTGCTAACTACAAAACATGCTTTAGTTACTATGAAAGCTGTTATAAATCATTACTTATCATTTACTACAAATATCCCGCCAGGGAAAAATCCTGCAACTGATTCCACGTGACCAAGCTCATTTACATCTCTAAGCTAAGAAACAGGTTTGAAAAGCATGCAAGTGATTTGGCAATGATCATGGATTTTGAGACTTTTTTCACATTGATTACCTGTTGATTGTGTGCAATTAGTATATTAtaatgattaaaataatttaaaaaaatctaacgTGGATAAAAACACCCCACAAAATCCCAACATTAAATGGAAGGTTATTTCACATTCTTCACGTATATAGACAGGACTCACAGTATTGTATTCCCCTTCAATTATCTCGTCCCCCGTTGTGGACTTGGCTGTAACTTTCAATCTTCCAGGAGTTCCTTCCTCAAGTTGCTCAACCTACAACATTTTGAGGATTGAGTGGGGGAggggataaaagaaaaaagtgtcatttcaaataaaaatatacaaaagcatatttttcccCAACACATATCACTGGGAGTGTTTTAACCATAATCTAAAATTAAGCATTTATTCTGAAGATTCTTTACATTTCTGCTTAAACATTTTGTTCCATGTCTATGCATTTATTCTTATGACCAACTCAACAAAACCTCATTTCTGTTTATAAAAGTTGACTGCTAGCTAAGTTTTTGTCCAAGCCCACCCTGTGAGCTGCTGGTGTCCACTGGGGACAgaggaggtgaggaggaaggaaactcTTCCAAGGCCTGGAAACACCATCAGACATTTTCTCCAACTGCTTCTGGAGGACCATTGTCCCTTTCACCCATGAGAAGCCACTGTCACAGCTCAGATCTCAGCACTACAGGCCTTTGCCCTGTTTCAATTACATTAGCCCAGCATACAAAGGTGCCATGGCCTTGCAGGAGAGGGCAGCAACTGGCTCTAAATGGCTGAAAAAACACCATCAGATTAAGAAAAAAGCCTCATCAGTTTCCCAGAGtcagctgaaataaatattcctaGTTTTAGCTGCAGATCCAGATGCACACTCTCTCTCAAGTAAAGCGGCAGCTCACTATCTATTCTagtgaagcaagaaaaaaagcttttcacaaCTGTGCTCTTTGCTCATACTAATAAAAAATGACCATTTAtgtagaacaaaacaaaaacccaaaatacaCTCCCCTCTTCCACCCTCCACCCCCCAAATATATCAGAAAACAATACAGCAGAAAGAGCAATACCACTGATTCTTTTCCAAATACCTTTTCCTCTCAACTAAATAAGTGAATGGAATTTGAAGCTATATTGGTGGGTTATTCTTTATTtccattaatattaatatatggACTGTGAGGAAAGGACTGGATATCCTGAGCCACAGTCCTTACAGTCCTTCCCTTGCCCTCCCAACAAAGGGCATGGTACCTGCCTGCTTCCAATGTCTGGTTGTACATACAAGAGACATGTAAGTGTGTGACACTTAACATAATTCTGGGACATTTTAGTGTTCATCCTACAGatgaaaaagtacttttcaaCACCTGCCCTAGTTTCTACATCATGTTCAGtatttagagagagaaaaagtaaagtTTCTGACAAAGTTTTTAcctctgtcttttattttcctaattttaaaaagactaCTGCTCCATCCTACCAACTTTAAAGAATCACTGTGAGAAGTTGCTCCTGTTCAAAGGCAGCATTATTTGTAATAATTCATTGTCTGCCTTCAAACGTCCCAATGAAAGGTTTTAATAAGCACAAAATGAATAACTTCAAAAACAATGTTTGAAAGAGATCAGAAAACCTGCTAAAAACATACCCAGCAATTTAAGCTGAGGGTATTCTCAACCAGAAACAGggacaaatattttattcccaTTGAAATCAAAGACATGTACTAAGTGACAGGGTAAAATAGACAAAAGTGCATTTTGTGACTAGGGTGATGGACTGCTCTTCCCAGGGTGCACCTGGTGCTTCCTTCTGTCTCATCCCACATCTGATCTTACAAAAATATATGTCTGAAACAAAAGCTAGATCATCAGCCCTGCTTTTTATACAGCATAGGATTTATGCAACTGTGTAAAAACTAAGTTCCTTGAAACATCCGTTTTGACTTCTCACAGTAACTCTCTTTCTGTGAGAGTCAGACCCACAGTGTGATAACTGGCAAGGGCATTTTTAAAGCTACTCCTGATACTGCTAAAGGTGAAAATGAACAGTCTTCACTGAATTTAATGCTTTAATCCCCAAAGTCTTAAACTCGATAACATGCTGGTTTAACACCAAATTGAAAATTGCTTAATACCTGATTTCCTGTTTCAGAATAACTAGGCACTAActattgtggaaaaaaacccagaaacataAAGCAAATACTGTTAGTACCCTTTGAAGTCTTTGATAAAGCAATTAGAAAAGCTTCAGAACTTATCTAATCTGATTCAAATTCAACCTGAATTTGCCTGTACATGTGCCTATACATGTACATAACTAATTGCAGGAGTACTCTTATTGAATTTAACAAAAATGGACCAAAAATTTAAGGACTCTGCTAAATAAACAATATAGGTGGATACTTCTAAAGCCAATTTACTTTTCTGGATAGTCCACTAGTCCCGGGCATATAAACAGTATTTGCCGGCTGAGAATTTGAGAACTGGCAATGAAAAATATGACTATTTGTGATGCACTGGAGCCTGATCTTATAGGAAATTATATATCTGCTTAATTATGAGCCTGCAAGAAGTTTCACGGATTTGAGGACAACAGCTGAATTTAAGTATATTCAACATTTGCAAGACCAGGATGTGCAGGTGTAACATTTTCAATGCAACATACACCAACCCATCTAATTCTGATAAAAACAATGAATACTGGAATCTCACAAAATTTTAATGCTAAGATTAAATTGTACCTTTCAATTAATTAGGGTTTGTGGATTTACTcagtttgaaacaaaaattaaccCATTTTACATCATAGGAGATCCTGTATTGCAAGTTCAACTTTTGTATTcgttaaaataatttacatctTAAAACATTAGGATGGGTATATCCCAATCAATTGTAGTCATATACCACTTTGAGCCTACCTTGGTTGGTACAAACTCCCTAATAAAGTTGACTCCATGTTCTTTCATATATTCACCAATTTTGTTTGCCATATCCTGGTCAAATCCTCTTAAGAGGATGGATCTCACCATTACAGTGACATCTAATCCAAGGCCTGCAAGAAATCCTGCACATTCCAAGGCAACATAGGAAGCTCCAACAACCAGGGTTTTCCCTGGACAGtaaggcagagagaaaagatcatcactaggagaaaaaaaaaaagaaggaaaaaagaaaatacagttaaagGCAGCCCGAAGAATGTATCACGTTTAATATTTatctaatttattttgtaacaaTAGGACTTTATTCCTCTTCCTGctcactaaaaaaacccaacttaaTTTTATGGACATTCATCTGGCATACAAGATCAGTACACGACAGATTAAAAAGTTATAATTAGGagtacacacacaaaaaaaatgaaaattctgaattatCACAAAAATGTTGAGtgttttaacagaaatttaGGACAAATTGTTAAAAAGGTAAGTTGTTGGGTCTTTTTCACCTCTAAAtcttgctttaaatattttgctataAATTTTAGCTCCTCAGAACTAAAAGAGGAAGGAGTTCAGCTTCAGGATAAAAATACCATCTTCACTTCTTTGAAGACTTATCCTTTTGCTAAAGCATTATATGCAGTgtcaaatacacacacacaaaaacccacaTTAATGCAAACCACAGtaaaaaagcagagacagaagtatgaaattaaggaaaacatgtttctttactagctttccatttctttcaacTGCTTCATCAAGCTACATCAGTTCTACCACGCTTTGGACCCAGATTATAAAATCAGGGCTTCTCAAGGAAGCCAGGACTCATGGAGGCACCACACTTGCTCAACAGAGACTTAGAATTTGGAAACACAATTCTCCAAAGATTTAAATCTAAAATAAGTGTCTCTTCATCAGAGTGGTGGAATAAAATGTTATTGTGTAATTAAAGGCTGTTCCTATCCCCCAGGGAACTCGGTGAAGATTATACGGAATTACAGTCTCAATCTGATAGTCTTTAACTCTGGAATTCCTGACTCTTCCACCTTAATGTTACTTTAAAGCACCACTTTACAGGCTATATTATCTGTTATCTTTAATTTCATTACTACTTATTAGAAGGGAAACATACCACATGGTGTTTTGGTAACACAGGGATTATGCCAGTTATTTATTTCATTGCCATAGGTTTGCCAGCCTGTAATTCAAACCTCTGTTTCTACACTAGATAACTTCACAGTTACTCTGatatgaaaacacatttcatcTGCACATCACATGTTTTTGGTCAAAATGATGCTAGAATTGCTTGGCCTTATCAATTAACGAGCCATTTGAAACCAGTTTTCCCAAAATTTGAATTAACTTCACTGagtagctggaaaaaaaatgaatgaagacCAATACATTTCTAAGAACTTCATAATATCAGCTGCTATGCCACTCCTGCTTTCTTGGTAGCTGAGCATGGAGGTTTCTTCCAAGCAGACTGTGCTCTTCAGTTTCAGAACTGAAAGACcatgaggagcagaggggaagtGAGTGCACTGGTGACTGGGGTAGAGACAACAAATTCATTTTATGACTAACACGCACATGTGTTAGTCATTCTTGGTTACTGCTGTTACTAGTCAGGAACAGAACCATCCTAGCCAGCCACTCACAGTCCCCTGGTGTCTACTAGACACTGATGTTTTCGGCACCTTAAAATTTGTCTATAGATATTCTCCTACCCCTACTTTCccctaaaaaaaatttacatagGGAAGAAATCCAGCAACCAAGCAGCCCTGTTCATGCTTCTTACACACAAGGAATGACCTCATATTCCTCCCTGTTTTTACCTGCTAATGCAGTATTCCTTGTCTCCAGGTATACCCAGGTAGCGTGGTCGTTCACCAGTGGCAATGAGAAATCTCTCAGCCGTGTACAGCTTCTCAACTCCTCTTTTGTTTGTTGCCTACAGACAAAGTATTAGTCCAAAGTGAGTGTTTCACACTCCTGCCGTGGGAAAAATTAGTCCGTTTGAAAAGCATCTCTATTCAGAACGTACTGTAGGAAGACACAGCAAACAAGGCTAGGGAGTACCTTAATTGTGTGTGGCCCGACAAATTCTCCATATGCATTCTCATATGTGACTTTCTTGTCTCTCAGCGCAACCCGATAGCCCCAGTTCAGTGAACCAATGTAATTCTGAACAGATTCTGTCATAGTCATCCAGTTGTGTTTGACTAtcagaaacaaaagaggaaagtTCATCTTTCAgtttgagattttctttttccatagtGAAACTTGTATTCTCAGTCAGATTTCTTTTATGAACCAGTCACCTTTAATTTACTCCTTTTTTATTCCAGGGTAACTCTACTGAAATCCAAATAATTACATCAGCATAGACAACATGAGAGGTCACAGTGGAACTGATATGACTTAAAACATAGAAAATTCAGACTTACTGCATTATGGAGAGTATCATATTGGCAGACACTTTGAGAAGGTGACAAATGAGGACTTTGCATCTCTGAGAGATGTTCCCCACTACAGCATTATATCCTAAATAAATCACAGTCCTATAACCATGCACATTGAAGCTAATATAAAGCAAAATTCATCTTCTTACATAGTACTGACAGAGACTTAAGGAAATCTTTGCTTGCAACTATATGAAGTTTCTAACAAGGATATTCTGGGGTATTCCCTTAGACTTTGTGGTACTTTCAGAAATGAAGCAGAACCTTACTGCTTTTATTCACACAACAATCTTATCAATTACTAACATGATCAGAAGCTATTAATAAAGAGATGAGAAACTGGAAGACAAAAAGCTCCATGGCTTTAGACTTGAAAAGCACTGAAGTTTATGTGTAATGTCTCTGAAGTTGCTCCACATTGTTAAAAGCAGACATGCTTTAGTGCAACAAGCACTTGATTGTGAGAACAACCTCAGGATTTTTGGTGCAAAcgacaaaaattaataaagtgtCCCTCTTTACCTTCTTCTGTAAACTGCCATCCAAATTTGCGTGAATCTTGCAAGGCTTGTCCAAGTAAAGCAGCCTGGTGCATCAATTTTTTAGGTATACACCCCACATTTACACATGTTCCCCCAAGACCTaagagaaaggaacagaatATGGTTTTCACATCAGTGTGGCAGATCTGAAAGATGAGAGTCGGAGTCTGAATAAAGCTCCTTTATAACAGGTTTGCAATGAAAGGAAATTTACCCCATGAGTTTCCCTGAGGTGTGGGCTTGACAAAGTCCAGTACCAtcactttcttttcatatttggCAGCCTcctgcaaaacaaattaaataagaCCCATATCTAAATATTAGAGGTTAAATTTGGAGTATATGATAACGTCATGCATTGCCGAAAAGCTTTGTGACTTTTAATTAAGTTACAACGAATGATTTGCAAGGGAACAGACAGACAGTCATTAACCTTCTGAATTCATCTGTGcattcagcaggaaaaagaggatgaaaggggaaaaaaggaaaagcattcaTCCTGCTACACTACAGCATGGTACCAGCTGATACACAGAAGATTCTGGGAGTCCaccctcctcttctcttctccatcctgTCAGTTTGTTCAGACTATTTCCCAACATGCCCATTTACTTTTAACATACTTAATGAATTCCTAATTAATCCAGTTTTCCCTTCAAAGATGGTTTCTCCAACATTTGTTTGAAACCACATCACACAATGACATAAGCAGTTACACGGCCAAGCATGAAAACTGTGCTTaattcaaattcttttcttGTAGGAGAAGGGAACACTAGATTTTGAGCACAATCTGTAGTTGGCAGGCTCAGCTCCTGTCCTTTTGGGTGATGTGACCTGCAGCAAGCTGACTTCACTGTCAGGATGAACAAAGATAAGCCCAATGAGGAATGACTGAGGAGCTAGAGCTGTTTAGTCTGtaaaaaaggaggctcagggggaaccttATTGCTCCCTACAACTACCtcaaaggaggttgtggtgaggtggggatcagcctcttcttccaggtaactactgacaggacaaggggaaacgaCCTCAAGTTGCAGtaagggaggttcaggttggatattaggaaacatttcttcactgaaagagtggttaagcattcaacaggctgcccagggaagtgctggagtcatgatccctggaagtgttcaaaaaatgagcAGACATGGTGCTTGGTGATTTGGTTTGTGGGTATGGTGGTACTCAGACAAAGGCTGGAattgatgatcttggaggtcttccCCAATCTTAATGTTTCTACAATTCTATATTTCCCCTGAGAGGTTTCATTAGCAAATCTATAATCAGTGCCTGTAAATGACACTGAGAACTGAAATTTCTATACTGATTCCATTGCTCCCTtcatgctttcctttttttcttaaaaaggtaaaaatccACAGCAAAAAGTGCTACCACGGAGAAACACATAAGTAAGCCCCATGTAGCTGAGAAATAACAATGACAGATTCCCCCCATGAGATGTAGCAACATAACTTTGCTACTTGGAGTAACCACAACTGTGCAGCATCACATGATGAGTTCTTAGACATGTAAGCAATAACAACTACAGGCACAGGGTATTACTCAAAGGCCTTGGGTTTTATTTGGGAGGAGCTGGACAGTCTTCAGCCTTATGTTACCAGTAATACTTGTTAAACCAAATAGCTGACAATAagaatttcaattttaaatgtatCTTACTTCATGCAAAATGCAAATCATAATTCAAACAAGGCAGTCTGTAGACACCTTTGGAAAATACTGAGGTAATGGATTTCCACTTCCAATAAAGATCTAGGTTGGCCAAGAAGCTAATTTCTACCCATTAGCAGCACCTCTGAGAAGGTTCCTCAGGAAGGTGCTTAGGGACTGAGATGTGTCATTAAAGCTTCTCTACAATGACAACTCCTAAACACCACTCAAAACAGCTTTACTAGTGTTAACTAAGTAGAATGCATGGATTTCCAAGCTCACACTCACCTGTATACTCGTGTAATACAGCAGAGCATTCCACTGCTACCTCAGCAGAGATCACAAACAGATATAACCACTTCTGCAGAGTGATGTGCACAGCCAAAAAACCTACCCTGCAGGCTTTCAAACCCTGCTGGGCTCAGTGCAGTGCCCCCCAAACACAGCAAGGCTGCTTATGGCTGGAGCTGTTCTGTGTGAACTGACAGTAGGGGCCTGGCACCTTGGTCTGAACCTGCGGTTGGGTTGCACCAAGTCAACTTGGCAGCGTTTGCACTCAGTGTGGAGATGTGCCTCCAAATTAACAAGCTCTGAGCACAACATGGAGAGGAAGATGTGCACACAAAACTGCATGTGTCATAGTGAAAGGCACACATTTAGTCAATCTAGTTAAACTACCAAACACGATTGTAGATATCTGGAACTTGGTTTAAGAGCTGTGTAGCTGgggattttttctgttttgttttgggtttttttaaagttttttttaaaaatgtttttttacatttttttaaaggttttttcaaCTTCGTGAAACTGATTTGAAATACACTTTACTGCTGATAACTACTGATGACTTCATTGATCTACCATCTTCTGCTCTACTCTACAATCATTTGAAAACACTAAGAATCAATATACACTGACTTGAAGGAATAAGGCAGTTTATCTTCCCAGCTGCCATGTTTTCTGTCACGCAACTGAAAAATGATGCAACAAACATGACTGCTGTAGCTTCACAACATAGCACATGTATACAACAAAGCAGCCAGTCTCCTTATGGAAACTTCAACAGATGgctttttattactgaaaactGTTTTTGCATTACTGCAAGTTCCATTTTACTCTTGTTACTCTCTTCTGTTCATCCTCTGAAAACCAGTGTTTGCTTCTCTTTGTGATTCTCAGAATTTTTGTAGATCTCACTTTCAATCCTATGCCATGACAATAGTGCCTCTATTGATAGGAAAGCAGTAAACTACCAAAATAAGTTATGGATGTACAATCCATAACTCAGCCCTGCACAATTCTATTATAACAGAAGTACTTCAAAGGGACCAAGGTTCAGTGTGAATCCAATGtcatgctgaaatattttctcattattttctttcactcttaAATGACCTCTCCACTTTCTGAGAACAAAAGAGATGCCTTCTGTTTAGAGGAATAATCCAGTTCCAGGTCTTGTGCaacaaaacacttttatttctattttcaattCACTTATAAATAGTTAATCTTACCAAAGCCAGAAGAATCCAAATGTGCCTGACTACTGTTGTGAAGGAGAGCTACTGACCTACATTAAATTTCAGCAAGTTTCAAATATTTGGGATAATGACAATTCTAAGAACTGATATATTTTGTACCACTGTGGATTCTTTTAATTAATGGTAGATATGCCTCTAAAAGCAATATCCTCAAACAACCCCATAATTTATCTGGCTACAGGCAGGAAATACCAGACCCTAGAAATGAAGAGCTGTATTGAGTCAACCCACCACTACAAGGGCAAGACCCTAACTCTGCCTAAGTCTAGGTAAAATCTCCATTTATGCAACTATATAAGCtcaaaaaccacaaaatctcTTCCATTGTCAAGACTTAAAACAAGATACACAACTATTTCTGAAGAGGTAGTACTTTTATATAAAACTAGATGCCTCCtgatgttaattttaaataatttaaaaaaccgTTCCATTTATGAGTTAAGTTTTAATTCAACTACTAAAAAACACGATTAAGGTATCTACCTGCTGTTTCCCAGCAGCATCATCTCCCATTAGTGGGAGCCAAGTTTCATTCTACTAGGGAGCGTACCAtgagatttttatgtttttcttcttcagaacaaaaagaaaagaacattgtATTTCTGGCACTAACCTCAAAAGAAATATCACTGATCAGGTAGAAATGTTATGCCCCTACAGTGTCTTAAAGATATCCAAGACACTGAGGATGTCACCCACCTACTtacaaggaaaataagaatCTGTATTTTCCCTCTCATACCTTGGCAGCTGCCAGACCACCTGAGCCTCCACCAATGACAATGAGATCATAGTCATAGGAATCTGGCACTGGCTCAGGCCCATTCATTTCCATCGGTTTCTGAGGCTTATCTTCCTTATGTGtctgaacagaggaaaaaaaaagtattaggGAGTATTGACACATTatcacagcatttaaaaattagtatttccaGCAGCAAATATTGTGATAAGAGAACATAATTGCATCTGAATTCTCTGAGCTCTGCTTGTaattagctttttttgttttcaagttcTTAATCC includes:
- the TXNRD1 gene encoding thioredoxin reductase 1, cytoplasmic, whose translation is MEMNGPEPVPDSYDYDLIVIGGGSGGLAAAKEAAKYEKKVMVLDFVKPTPQGNSWGLGGTCVNVGCIPKKLMHQAALLGQALQDSRKFGWQFTEEVKHNWMTMTESVQNYIGSLNWGYRVALRDKKVTYENAYGEFVGPHTIKATNKRGVEKLYTAERFLIATGERPRYLGIPGDKEYCISSDDLFSLPYCPGKTLVVGASYVALECAGFLAGLGLDVTVMVRSILLRGFDQDMANKIGEYMKEHGVNFIREFVPTKVEQLEEGTPGRLKVTAKSTTGDEIIEGEYNTVLLAIGRDPCTRKIGLDKVGVNINEKTGKIPVSDEEQTNVPYIYAVGDILQDKLELTPVAIQAGRLLVRRLYAGATTKCDYVNVPTTVFTPLEYGACGYSEETAVEKFGEENIEVYHSHFWPLEWTVPSRDNNKCYAKIICNIQDNERVIGFHVLGPNAGEVTQGFAATIKCGITKEQLDNTIGIHPVCAEVFTTLSVTKRSGEDTLVSGC